Part of the Chanos chanos chromosome 5, fChaCha1.1, whole genome shotgun sequence genome, AAAATTCCGAAGCTCAGAACCTCCGTGTGCATCCAGTTAACGTatgacagaatgaatgaaatattctATATGGCATCGTTCGTTCTGAATGACCGTCAAAGTGCTTGTTGTCATTGGTTACGCAAAGCCGCGCCACTACAGAGACAGGCACGGCTAAGTAATTCTAATATTGTCACTTTCTCCTTTTACTATGTTTCACTTCTGTCCAAGAACCAACTGATAAACCTGGCCTCTGTGTCTCGCCGGCTGATGAGGTACAACAAGTAGGATTATCAGTCAGTTACGTTTTATGAAGAGGGGACAGAGACCTGTCATGCCGGCTTTTACGAAACAACGGAACACACATGTATTCTAATGCAGTACAGTCACGCGACTGTGCCCACACACTGTTGTGAACTGTCGTAAAACTTCGGACGGTGTACTAATTGTCCAACACAAAGTGCTCCCAAATTTTCTTTCTATtgccttttgtttattttttggacAAATATTATTCGTCATTATCTGAAAACTATGTAGTTCCCACTGAACCAAAAAATAAGCGACTGGCACCTCCGGAGGAATGACAGGCGACTGTGCGTCAGTGCTGCGTAATAGAACCTGTACCGCTTTACGACAGAGCGTGGTGGAGGTCAGATATGGGGAAAGATACACTGCCCGGTGATCACTGTTACGAAAGCTTGATTAATGCATTTACACAGATCGGAGAAGTCAAACTGTTCTAAGAATATCGACTGGGAGAAGCTGTTACTTTTGTTTGGAATAATTGTTGAAGTTCTGAGTCAATACGGTTCGTATTAAAGTAACAAGGTCCTCCTGAGCTAGCCAAGTTAGCATAATCCAGTACAGAAACCAGACACATTGGAAAACAACGAAAGTATTTAGTTTTATTCTCGGTAAAACGCAGAGAAACGAACATGGATAACAACACACCAGGCTCGGGATCGTTTAAAGGGTTCGGCCTTTTCGGTGGTGCAGCACCCGAGTATTCAAACTCCGAACTGGCAGGAGTGCCGTGTAAGTACCGTAATGTTTGTTAAACTGAATTTGTGTAACACAAGTGCACCGGCGCTTGTGGTTTTTTAAGTATCAGTGAGTAGCGACAGTGCGTGAATGTGAGGGAAAATTGTGTTCTATTTTATCAGTGACCGGAATGAGCCCTCTCTCCCCGTACCTGAATGTGGACCCACGCTACCTGGTACAGGTAAGACAGTGAACTACCCGAGAACGCACGGACTTGTTTTACACGTCTTCAGTGAAACACGGGTGGCTAATATATGCGAATGTAACAGCTGTAAACAGGTTTTGGTGAATTTTGCTTAATGTGCACGCGTAGGAACATTGTGTTCTTTCTGGGTCATGTTACTACATTCCCAAGGTTATCGGCATTGGTGTAACTGTTTTAATGTCCGGTCTGTCTCTAGGACACAGACGAATTCATCCTGCCTACGGGGGCGAGCAAAACTCGAGGTCGTTTTGAGTTGGCATTTTTCACTATCGGGGGAAGCTGTataacaggtgaggggcgggtCTCTGATTGATGTTCGTTATCGTCTACTTCTCTCCACCTCTGCCGTTAACCGTGCAGTGGCTCTGTAGATTCGCTGTAAGGTGATTGGTTTTTACCACGTTGCCTCACCAGGTGCTGCTTTTGGAACAGTAAATGGGCTTCGCATGGGTTTGACGGAGACAAGGGACATGGCATGGTCTAAACCCCGAAATGTTCAGtaagtaagagtgtgtgtgtgtgtgtgtgtgtgagagagagagagaaagagagagagagacagacagaaagaaagagagagagagagagaaagagagaatgaactgAGGCCCGTGCAGAAAAGAGAGGCCAAGAGCAAGAATGTGTAATGTGAGATCTGGAGTGTGTAACATTGATGGTCATTAATGTTATTGGAGACAAAAGACTATAGAGATGTTTAGAGGATTAAAAGGATGAAAATCCCAGAGTTTTTATAGGTTCGTGTCATTGTAGGGGTCATgtattaacagagagagagagggagggagggagggaggggtctTGTGGTGTAAGGGAACCAATACTTGTCACTTTCCTGTAACTGAAGGGATCTGGAAATAATGGTGTTGCTCTGAATGGGACTGTGCCCTGATGGTCACGTGACTTATCTATAATTTTTTATCTCTATACCAGGATCTTAAACATGGTGACGCGACAAGGAGCATCGTGGGCCAACAAACTGGGCTCTGTGGGTAAGACAAGCGTAATGTCTCTCTTATAATAATCATAAGCTTGTAATCCGTTCCTCTCTCTTATAAAACCCATGTGCTCACAGAAATGATCATAACAGCCTCCTCACGGTTCTGCCCAGGCTGTGTACACTGTGACAGATGagttaaagtctgtgtgtgtgtgtgtgtgtgtgtctcccgtCTCTGCAGCCTTGctgtacagtgtgtttggagtggCCATAGAGAAAGCCAGAGGAGCTGAGGACGACATCAACACCGTGGCTGCTGGAACGCTGACGGGGGTGCTCTTCAAATCCACCAGTGAGTGAACGCATCACTGCATCCTCTCACTCAAACGCTTTTATTAACCTggactttttgtttgttcgttcgtCTTTGGTTTTCTTTGTAAAGAATGGCTGGAGTGATTAATGAGGTCATCACTTTTTGaagaacaccacacacacacacacacacacacacacacacacacacacgcgccccaTACATAAGGAAGGCTTTAGAACATCTTAAGTCGGTTATGTTgtgttaacgtgtgtgtgtgattttctgtgtgtttgcaggtggtTTAAAAGGCATGGCTAGAGGGGGTCTGGTGGGTTTAGCGATGTCAGGACTCTACGCTCTTTACAACAACTGGGATCACCTCAAAGGAGCCTCTCCGTCCCATTACTGAGCACGCCCCGCCGTGGGactgacggggggggggggggggcgtctgaAACCATGGACTCAGTTTGACTTCACGCCCAAGCCCCCCGccttcatttcaaacattcaCAGAGAGTTGATCTCTGATCCATAAGGCCTTCAGTGGACCTGAGAGTCATCCGTCTGTTGTCACGGTGGTTTTGGAAACTGCCTTTAGCATGAGCTGACATATTGGTAAATTGCCCCCGAAAGaggattctgtgtgtttgtataaatgtatTGTCAGAGATCCATCTTAATTGGCTGTCAATCATGTGGTAAGAATCATCCCTCCTGTTTTCACCTGTTCCCTGGAAATGGGGAACTGGTATGTCCGTAAGTGGCTGTAGCTGTACTTTCCCATAGGTGAGCAGCAGGTGAGTGGAATCACTGCTGTAGGATGAAGCCTCATCTCCGGTGCTCACCGGTGACACATCTGCCCTCTACATGCTCTTTGTCTTTGGCAGTGCTCCGGAATGCTGTCTCCACCACTTTATTCTTAACGTAAATAAACACGCGGTTACAACACTGAGGCTCTGCTTTCCTGGGTCAGTGGCTGTACACATGAATGACGGGTCGTTAGGAATGTGAAGTGTTCCTCATGACATTCAAATTATATgtaaattaataaaacacaatGTCTCAAATGGAAGTAAAATGGGTTTTATTTGATCAGACGGTAAAATGGTTTGCGGGACGCAAAGTGTAAAACTCCAAGCTGCGTCCCGCGCGCTGAGCGTTTGCGGGGACGGCCGTGTTTGTGTTGGCCAATCCGGAGTCTCACACAGCGCGGATGGGGAAGGCGTCTCTGTACGTAGAGAAGCTAAGCAACCACTGCCCTCCAAACGCGTTCGGTTGCTTAGCGACACATCACGTGACGCTGCACATGTCATACTCGCGCAGTTCAACTGAGGGGAGTGCACTGTACGAGTGGGAGACTTAGAAAATGATGGGAAACTGGATGTTTCAGACtggagagaaaacagtaaaTGACTCACGGTCTCTACTGCTGTATAAATGCactgtttgtaagtgtgtgtgtgtgtgtgtgtgtgtgatttgcttTTGTAGCACAGAGGTaattgtaagtgtgtgtgacagaccgCTGTTACTGTAACCTTTGTGTGCTCACTGCAGTAGGGTTGGGGTGTGGGGTTGTGTTGGGACACCAGTCTGGGGTTTTATAGGAAGTGGGACAAAGGTCCATCTCCAGCCTTATCACTCTGGATCCAGCTGGCTGTGGTCTGAAATATCATTGGTACCAGTTTAGATGAAGAGGCGTTCCAGTAAAGCCATGTCTGAACTGGCCCTGATCATTAGCGTGCTCGGTGAGTCCACGCGGTTGTTCGGTGCACAGAAGgtttaaaacagcagaaaatgcAGTGTTCTCAAAAGAAGCCTGGATCTCAAGCTGTTCACCAAAGTCCAAAGTACGTAGTTTGCTCACTCCGTGTGCCGTGTGAGATGTGCTTTAGGGACCAGAATCCAATACTATCATCCAGAACAGTGTGCCAACCAAATGATACCCAACAGAGGACCAAAATCACTGCAATAAAAcaagtctagagagagagagtgagtgagtcttaACAACGTGAAATATGCCTCTGTAAAACATCTTAAATTTTAACTGCTCttgaaaattttcatttttaaaaccagGTACTCAGTCTATGGTACCACTGGGGTGTAGTGAATGtgagatgatgtgtgtgtgtgtgtgtgtgtgtgtagtgcctGCCTCTGTAGTGTGACATGGCATGAATGATTCCCAAACTGGGCTTTCATACTCATCCTTAATGAGTCTTTAGTAAAGTATTCATCATTTACAGCCATGTGACTGTGGTCTGTGTTATGTAACAGACTTGACACagtttgtacatgtgtgaaaggcAGTGATgggatttcattttttttttcttttctcctcagtaGGAGTGTGtcaacagtgtttgtgtgtaacaggCCCTTTATGTGTTGATAATGTTTCGTGTGTGTTCCAGTTCTCCAGGGGCTGACGACTGGTAATTGTCCCTGTGTGATTTTGGGCCTGTACCTGATTATTGAGCGTGTTAATATAATATAAAGTGTTGTGGATAAACCCACTTTCTTCACTGAACCATGTAAAACCATAGACTGTAATCAGGTAATTGACTGTAATTGATTGGGAAAAACTCCCAAGTGTTGCTCACTCTAGCTGTTACAGTGAAGAGCGTTTTCCCAGTGTCTTAGATTCTTTCCCAGTTAGTGTTCACTGCTGAGTCATGGTTTAAGTGGAAATTCACCAAGAGTGATTTATTAGATCCAAAAACACTTTATTGTCCTTATTAGCAGTGTATATGTCCATGTTACCATCCATATAAGGCTGAATGAAACTTcagagaaatgaactgaatttcagTCAATGTTATGCTACTGCATCTAACTTCAAACGTTTCAGTAGTTTTTTTAACCAGTGAGTGTCCAGTTTCAGcatgtgtgaatgactgaaataGAGATGGTCAGGTATAGCCTTCAGTCTTTACCTGTGACAAAAAGAGTTGGAGGCATTATTCACATAGTCTGCTCAACGCTGCTTTTTTTGACCGGGGGAAAAGTCAGCTTTGAGTCCTGTCTGCGTTGAGTTGGTGAAGTTGCTAAGAGACCAGTGCATCAAACCAAAGCCTGGTTCTTCAGACAGGCTCTGTGTGAGAAGCCGGTCAAACAACTGCAGAACAGGATCCGTCTCTGTTAGACCATACCTGAGAGTTCAGCGTCGCTGAAGCCTGTCTGGTTCTGAACAAACGATACCAACGTTTGGCAAATAAGATAAAATCtcatcaaaacaaatgttttgttgatgtgtgtgagtgtgtgttttttgtttttcgatGGAGCTTGACGAGGCACAGCTAGGCTGGGGCAGGAGCAGACAGTGGCT contains:
- the timm23a gene encoding mitochondrial import inner membrane translocase subunit Tim23, giving the protein MDNNTPGSGSFKGFGLFGGAAPEYSNSELAGVPLTGMSPLSPYLNVDPRYLVQDTDEFILPTGASKTRGRFELAFFTIGGSCITGAAFGTVNGLRMGLTETRDMAWSKPRNVQILNMVTRQGASWANKLGSVALLYSVFGVAIEKARGAEDDINTVAAGTLTGVLFKSTSGLKGMARGGLVGLAMSGLYALYNNWDHLKGASPSHY